In the genome of Streptomyces aquilus, the window TCGGGACGAGCCCTGCGACCGGGCTCCGGCAGCGAACCGCATCCGTCCAGGCCCCTCAGAAGCGTCACCACCTCCCTCCACACGACTGCTTCCACCTCGTCAGCGGCCAGATAAGGGTCGGAGCAGTTCGTGGTCTTTCCCTTGCCGTTGTTGCCGCCTCCGCACCGGTAGTAACGGGTGTCGTCGGACTTGCGGTAGGCCCCGACGTACCGGTACCCGCAGGCACCGAGAATCCGGCCGGACAACGGGTAGTCCCCAGAAGCCGCATGGGAGGCATGCCCTGTCTCCCGCATCGCCGCGACGAGGGCTTCCGCTCTCTCCGTGGAGAGGATGCGAGGGACAGGGATGGTCACACTGTCTCCGTGCAGAGGAGCGCCCTCCTCGTCGAGTCTCGTGCCGTTCTTCCCACTGCCGGCAGGGTTGCGGAAGACGACCTCTCCCTGGAGAAGAGCAGAACTCCTGAGGCGGCGATGAAGGTTGGAAGCCGTCCAAGGCCGCCCACTCCGGGTGAACATCCCGCGTTCGTTGAGCTCCGAAGCGGCCTGAGAGACGTTCTTCTTCCCCTCCACGATCAAAGTCACCGCTGCGCGGACGACGTCCGCCTCGCGATCGTTCACGATCAGCGTGGAACCCCGTCGGCCCGACTGCTCGATGGTGTACCCCCACGGTGGTGGACCGCCGACCCAGCCGCCTTCGAGAGCTCTGCACTGACGGCCTCCCTGCGTCCGCTCGCGGATGAGGTTCCACTCGGCCTCGGCGCTTGAGGCATGGAATTGCAGCTGCCTCCGACCGAACTCCGTGGTGGTGTCGATGTCCTGGGTGACCGAGGCGAAGCTGACGCCCAGGTCTTCCATGGCCCAGATCCAGGCCCAGAAGGCTCGGCCCGTACGGCCGATGCGATCGAACCTGTCCACCACGATGACGTCGATGAGGCCTTGCCGAGCGGCTTCTTCGAGCCGCCGCATGCCAGGGCGATCGACAGTCGCCCCCGACACCCCCTCGTCCCTGAAGATCAGATCGGGAGCGAGGCTCCATCCAGGCCTGTTGGCGACGTACGCGCGGCCCGCGCGCTCCTGGACATCCAGTCCGTATCCCCGTGCCTGCTCTTGGGTGGAAACCCGCAGCATCAGAGCTGCTCGAACGGAACCCACCGACCCCGGCCCGTTCCCGCCCCCGGACATGGGCATCGCGATAGCGTTGAACATGTCAGCCCCTTCACGGCTGGCAAGGCCCCGGAGCTCTAGCCAGCTCTGGGGCCCCTTGCATTT includes:
- a CDS encoding recombinase family protein, with protein sequence MFNAIAMPMSGGGNGPGSVGSVRAALMLRVSTQEQARGYGLDVQERAGRAYVANRPGWSLAPDLIFRDEGVSGATVDRPGMRRLEEAARQGLIDVIVVDRFDRIGRTGRAFWAWIWAMEDLGVSFASVTQDIDTTTEFGRRQLQFHASSAEAEWNLIRERTQGGRQCRALEGGWVGGPPPWGYTIEQSGRRGSTLIVNDREADVVRAAVTLIVEGKKNVSQAASELNERGMFTRSGRPWTASNLHRRLRSSALLQGEVVFRNPAGSGKNGTRLDEEGAPLHGDSVTIPVPRILSTERAEALVAAMRETGHASHAASGDYPLSGRILGACGYRYVGAYRKSDDTRYYRCGGGNNGKGKTTNCSDPYLAADEVEAVVWREVVTLLRGLDGCGSLPEPGRRARPEDTDKQRERVARFEELLHEKKEAAARAATALAAVPGLHQTVKDTVVRQLAEDVRSMSDLLTQAREVLAEQSQAEPDLSMVMGRTLQNPTRSEMGGVVSFLNITVKPLARVRKRSGVKCKVTEWHVRTGTPVPAEVPEQAWPAVEELMVAYFGRRRFARGTPDVRTQVNGILHRLRTGCLWDELPARYGPWAPAKDRQNSWFKKGFWPVLMNHLNSRGVSSPVRREPLVPPLHVTAGVTPKPAERDSPSPL